In Miscanthus floridulus cultivar M001 chromosome 8, ASM1932011v1, whole genome shotgun sequence, the sequence gcgcgtaagtgattatgcaaacagtgcatcgaaggagatgaatacaatggatatgtttaaatgcaaggtagtcaacatcatccaagaaactatactacaagcacatgtcatctactgcattctcttctactactaatatgttaagttaacatatcttatgaaatgctccaaagatacaccaaagctttactaatttcttaatcacacttaaagcaacacttgcttagaccctaattaataataggtttgaatagcaacatatatttttgatgctcctaaaaatctgagaaaattacagtggcataatactatcctaaacagactaccgtaaaaatttcatggcatttggataagtaaactatcctacacaaaaatgacaagctatagcataaaaatgagcatgaaattactttgtactatgaaaagtgtcaaacaacagaattaatatttttcctaggttcttcatagcatataatcactgtacaaaaattatcagaTGCATGTTTTATGCAACTTTGGCtttttagcaaaaataacaaaaatcaggcATTAAAgggacttgaactacacctcaaaattttcccacagcacatgcatgaaacctaTTTTTCTtaggaaatacatgacataagaagatgaacaaacttgaaatcatatttttctgaagcctatatatttttatacacatttttcaagttatcagcaatttacatgattaaataaaatcctatagaaaagtatctcaaaaatgacatgcaataatttttcccaagtagatctgatgataaggaacctagaaaaatttgtttcaacaaatttggagcaagtttgaccatccaaatatttttcaaaccatttcagatttcaaataataaagaataatgaaATTCAATTCACTTAAGcgttactgggccggcccgaagggacccgacggcccacgacacagcgcagcccaagcctggctcccTCTTCGGCTCGGCGACTGACGCGCGGGACCCCCGTGTCAATGACAcaaaacaggggagacggcacacgtcggcgcggcgatgatcgagctcgccgacggtgatctcCCCGGCGAAACCGACGGCACCAACGTGCCCTACGTGAAGAACCGCGTCTATTGGTACTCTAACCATGCTCCCTACTGACTCCTAAGCACCCcagccacggagctcggcggctcggccatggcgcacggcggtgcgcggccgcgtTCCGGCCAGACGGGGCCGGCGGGGACGGTGACACCATCACCCGAGTAACAGTGCGCGACGGTGAAGACAAATTGGGAggtagggaaggaagagaggagttgtgccgtgctagccacggtgagctccaactccggcgagttgCGGCGGCGGCGAAAACTAAATTGGGCCACTACCTTGGGTTCTCCGGCTCGACGGTGAGATGGAGTAGCTAGGGGAGGTGAAGACGGAGCTGAGCGCTAACTGGAGGTGGCGATTTCGCGGCGGTGAGCGCGCTGGGCGACGGCGCTTGCTCGGCGTCGATGGAGGAGCCGGCGCGCTGTTGCTGCGAGAGAGCGCTGCGGCGAAGGAAATGAAAATGGGCGGGCGAGTTGGTCAGGCAGGCGCACGGGGTGCTCAAGACTCGGCCAGCAGCGTCAGGAAGCCCGTGGCGCGTGGCCAGCTCGAGCAGAaggccggcgacgcgcggcatcCACGCGGCGGTGATCTTCTGAACCGGTCGGGCACTGTAGCAGCGATTCAGAGAACGAAaggctgactgacagcgccaaaagACGAGGCtcgatctcctaatccgttgagtGTTAGCGAGAGAaatcaaaacgaaagttgtacacctacatgccagctacaaaactcatttaaggatcactgtctaattcgcaaaggatagagagaaaaatcatgccaaagtcgtgttcCAGAAACTGAAAACTTGGAAtttagacttagaaatttttaagtgttgaaatcaacccaaattctgacttgtgggaccatttagagcattttgtgcacattttcatgacttggtcacaaaatactttttgttcctcatataatttgctacaactttgttttaggttgctcagacatgcaaacttTCTAAGTGgcactttttgaacagtcaaaccaaaaagtcctagggtcaaaacaagtcaaaccatgatttgaaatcttaatcaggcaaaatgatcaacgtgaacattgttcctaatgactttctaagcatagctaagatgtttaacaatatatttagctataccacaccttggtcatacaataatcaagcactaaaggtactgaaacgatgaaaaacacttgaaatggtactcttgtttcaaagtcatgtttcccatgtttcaagtgatatatgctcatgaatggatgaatgatgctcatgaatatgaaatgcaagtgcaattaggcaagaataacaccaggggtgttacagcttcatacctcacgcggtgaagcgctcacgaggtaacctgctctgataccacttgtaggatctttggttagcctagaggaggtaaataggcctgtcaaaataaATActcaaactttcatcaaattcaacctaTGACACTACCGCTCTGACCTCGTGGCACTGTCgggccagaacagcggcactaccgcacctgcagacaacttcgagtcacaatTCAAAATCGGTGAATGTAAACTTGAATTGaagaaatttcttagcttcctgcaggtATGAGATTCACAGATCGAGAGGTAGAAGTGGTAGAAACACAACACATAAGTAGATCGActacaaaccctagaaatcacctcaacaataaTATGAGATGCAGatgatgtaaatcaagcacaaggtgacacgatgatttaacccgtggttcagctcgccaccaagacttgcctatgtccacattgttgaggttagccactaaggcttagggctttgtatcccttcctcattctcaagtcaagagactcaactcttgagatgatgggtgagtttactagatttaagaggtggttacaaaccttccagggctgccacacaagttggcaagctctacgggcgatgctctagccggctaggagcaaagctctaagagtaataaacacaaccgctgaccaaaacgtgaaccaagtgctgttttgagttggggaatcaaaggatctgctctctaattgagtttaggacctttttctctcaagaaTTGATGGAAAATCAAGGGAGAATGTTTGGGAGCTCAatgtcaccaatggaggagagagagaagagcacACTTCTGTTCTTGGATGAGTTGAATgagtgggagagagaagagagacgttgatgaggaaggggaaaggtataagtATCCCctgccccaacggtcacttaagtcgcggcagtgccgcagctcaagtgcggcagtgtcTCTCTCTAGGTGCGACACTGTCGTACTagacaagacagcaagggtaagagtaaaGTGTTGGTTGTCTTGGCTGAGTAACTAAGGATGTATATGTAAgcttgagcacttggtagcacatgttagcttaagcattgtgcccccctttatagtacggcttttcttatactcaaatttaaaatataaaagaatttaaacatcctttgagtttgaaggcatcaacatttgtaatcgggggctcctccgtttcatgTAATATCCTCGAATATAGATttactgcttgtcatctcgataaatctcattagttctctaattgcgtggtcattatcaccaaaacccacaattagggcttgattgcactttcactaTATGCTTCCCATGAAATTCCTGCGCTTCGAATGGAGTTTTGGCATACTTAGATATCCTGCCAGTCCAACGAGTTGGGCGCGTTTGGGTACATCGGTATCGCAAGTGGAGAGTATGCTAGGTGTGTGATTTTAGCTTGTATTAAAAACGAGCCTTATATATTATAACTTCTTTATCTTTTATGATGTTTAATGGCTTGAACAATTGTACTTATTAAATTTAATTTGTAACAATATGCTTATGGCTACCTAAATTGGCTATATGGAATCACATACCAATGCAATGTTTAAATGTGTATTTTAATAATAAAGGACAAAAAATGTTAATAATGGCTATCATAATGTTGTAGAAGCAATGGGAAAaataagggtctgtttggttggtctagtagctactaaatttagtagcttttagtcactttagtaatcTTTTAACCAAACGCTacgactaaaagctactaaaagggctttagtcctctctagtaactctagagttactaaaagtgactaaaccgtttagtagctactaaagtttagtagctcgaaccaaacacacTCTGATATTCAGTAGTCTGTGAGATCAGTGCATAATCTGGCTATGCATCCTAAacattgagagagagagagatttgaCCATTTGGCATCCATTTAATATGGCATCCGTTTAATATGGGATCATCGGCGCAAGCAAAACCGCAAATTGCATTCATGATTGTTTGGTAGAGGATCAAAACTTATTTTGTCTAgcatctatacatacatatatatatggtcTAGCATCTTTGGTGCAAATATAAGGCATTATTAGTTGTGAATTGTGATAATTCCATATGTACACAGGAGCAGATGGCCCGGTCCTAAAAAACTGGAAGCAATTCAAGCCGTCAAAGCAGCAAAAATATCTCTGCTTGACTGCTTCGATTTGCATGAGCCAAGCATCACCAACGCCCTCACCGCGATTGAAGGTGTCAACGAGGAAAGAAAAATAAATTTTGAAGAAATGAAAGGGAAAAATcctgaaaagaaaaataaataggAAAGAGAAGCTTGCTGTTCCGCAATATTCTTAACTACCCCCGCAGCTCTCTCGCTCGCTCACGCTCTCTCTCCTCACCATTTTCGCTCCTGCCTGCCGAGAGCTCACCGAGAGCTCCGAAAGGCGCAAGCTCTCTCTCGCCATGGCGAAGAACACATGCAAGCTCTGCTCCCGCCGCTTCGCCAGTCCCCGCGCCCTCGCCGGGCACATGCGCTCTCATTCCATAGCCAGAgctcaggcggcggcggcggcggcggcggctgcgaagCAGCAGATCTCCTCGGCGTCCTCCGCGTCGACctccttcgccgccgccgccgacgaggaCGTCGGCCTCAAGACGCCCGCTTCCACCTACGGGCTCCGGGAGAATCCGAAGCGCAGCCTTCGCGTGGCCGATGCCGCCTTCTCGGATCGCGAGAGCGAGGCCGAGTCCACCCCGCCGCACACCAAGCGCGTGAACGCCGCGGCCGTCTGGGGCGAGCCCGAACCGGCGAGCTCGCTGTCAGAGGTCTCAACCCCGGAGGACGTGGCGCTATCCCTCATGATGCTCTCCCGCGACTCCTGGCCGTCGGCTGTACTCGCCGAGGACGACGACGGGAGCGACGACGGCTACGCGCCGCCCCCCGCCCCGCCACTCCTGCGGGCCCCGGCGCCGGGGCCCGTAGAGAAGCGGACGCAGTTCCAGTGCGTCGCATGCAAGAAGCTGTTCCGCTCCTACCAGGCGCTCGGCGGCCACCGCGCCAGCAACGTGCGCGGCGGCAGGGGCGGCTGCCGCGCGCCTCCCGTGgccccggctccggctcctcgccTGCAGCCCCAGCCGCCGCTGTCGCCATTGCCGGAGCACAGTgacggggacgaggacgaggacatgGATATGGATGCAAAGCAGCAGCCGCGCGAGTGCCCCCACTGCTACCGCGTGGTCTCCTCGGGCCAGGCTCTCGCGGGGCACAAGCGGTCCCATGTGTGtggcgccgcggccgcggcgtcgCTTGCCAGCACGGGCACCGGCACCGCCTCCACCACCTCAGCCGCCACTCCTCCGTCCCCGATCAACAACAGTCCCTGCATGATCGATCTGAACGTGGCGCCGCCGTCCGAGGAGGTGGAGCTCTCTGCCGTGTCAGATCCCCACTTCAATCCAGGCGCTTGAAGCAGGCTGATTAGAGCCATCATCCTGGATGATTCCGTCGCCGGAGGCAATTCAGGGTGAGCATCGTCAGGGAGATAAAggtaaagaaaagaaaagaaaaacggaGGTGAAGAAAAGAAACATCTTTTGTAGGTTATAATGGCAGCTTGCTCATCGTTTTTCTATTCCATTTGGTTTGTGATTACAATGTTCTTCGTCGTTGCTGTTAATTTCGTTTCCTGTTTGAAGCGACTGGATTATATGGAATACATATATGTAGATTATCAGTAATTTGGTATTGAGCAACTAGCAAAGCTGGGGCTGGTTCTAGGCCTGTTGATCCAAATGCAGCTGCATTCTCGGTAGGAGTACTCCGTATGCTATTGCTATCCTTGCCAGAGTCCATGCTATCCATGGCATGAGCTGCATTGAACGCTGCTACTACGCTAGCATCAGCAGAAGCAAAAAGCTCCATGGATTATACTAGCAATGTAGGAGTAGACGAAGAGGAGCAAGCAGCAGCTTGCTTTTCCACTGACGAGAAGCACAGAAGCAGCATACAGTAGACAGTGTTGAAAGCCACACCGGCAACGCCTAGCACCACCACCGCAACTTTGTTTTGTTCTGCTGCTGCCTTTTTCTCTCTTTTGCCTTCTGGCTTGGCAGCAGCGCCCTGCCACACCCCACCTGCATGCGCCGTTCCTTCCACTGCCGGTATGAACAGCGCCTCGTGCCGTGCCCCCCTCCCCCTGCCTGCTTCCATTGCAGCCCCGCTCGCTAACTGTTCGCACTCGCACCCTGCTCTGTCTCCCTCTGCAAGTGGGTCCGGATCACGGTCGCTTTGTATCCTGTATGCATTGATTGCGTACGTAGACCAGACACGGATACGGTGTGCCAGAATACAGTATAATAATACTACTACGACTACGACCATTGTGCTACTTTGCAGAGATATTGCCACTATATATAGTATAATAGTACTACTAGCAGTATTCGTGTACGACTAGGACCATGGTCCTCCACATTTGGCGGCAGGCGGTTAGAGCCCCGGCGAATTTGGCAGGTGGGGACGGTCATTATCTAGCGAGATTGTTAACACAGAGTGATTAGCGCGTGGTTTActgggcccttgtttagttcaccaAAACTCTCCActttgacactatgtaaaaagaagattctccgtcacatcaaacttgcggtacatgtatgaagtactaaatgttgacgaaattaaaaattaattgcacagtttaattgtactttgcgagacgaacgttttgagcctaattagtacaattattaccaaataaaataaAACGCTACAGTGTCGCGAATTCAGCCGGCGCCGAATCTGACCGGAACTAAACGCGGCCGGGTACGCGCAGCATTCTGACTCGCTCACGTGGGCCCACCGCAGCTGCCTGCCTGCCGTATCGGGGGATCCTGGGAAAGCTGGAGAGGCGCACGACCCGAGGCGGATCGAGCGCGCGAAACAGTTGTTGCACGCACGGCTGGGCGCATCTGTGGGGTGATGGGCGGATGACGACTGGGCCAGGCCTGCGCCAGGTGGGCGTTGGCCACTGGGGGCACGAACCCGGTGAACGCCGGGACGGACGGGACGTGGTGGGGCCGGAATAAAGCGCGGGAGTGGGGCGCGCGTGACGTGGTGGAGGCACCGTCGTGGCCGTCAGATTCTGATTGGATGAGCCCTGATGGCGACGCGAGTCCTGGGCTTTTGGGCTGCGTCCCTGTCAGGCGTTGAGCCACCGTCGTCTCTCATCGCCATCCACCAGTCGCCCGGCTGTGTACTGCCGCAGTTGCTCACTGTTCCGTACTGCTGCCTGTCTTCGAAGCAATACAGGATACAGTAGGCTGCACTCCACGAGTCATTCCATTTGTCCCCGGGAAGAAGTTACCTCCGTCCGGAGGAGCTAATTCTAGATTTATCTCTAGTCAATTTCCAATATTTAGTCaagtttataaaataaaaaaaaaatatataacaaAAAAATCAATGTGAAATATATATTTTATGATGATGAAAGTTTACGTTTTGTGTCATCTGTTCTAATAAGCTTTAGAATCAGAGACATACGCTGTTATAACTCTTATGAATATGGATTGTGAGTTCAGATCACAAACATGATAATAAAGTAAGTAGGACCCTAAACTCTAATCCATTACATTTTTACTCTTAGTGAAACCAACCGGGACTCATGCTCCGGAGAGTGAAGGGACACAGAAGAGAGAGTGCGATGGACCAtctctttttatattttttttggaaaattttgcTCTTTAATATTATATTATTACATTATAAGATATAGATGTAGATTACTAATATTGATAATTATATTGATCAAGCTCAAAGTGGTTTTACTCTATACCATGCTCGGATCATATTCTTTTCTGGACGAAGAAACCCCATACATAGAAAGGATATAATTCTAGTAATTTAAACAAGACTTCAAATTTAAGTTAACATATAAAATTATATCGATATTTATCATATTAAATAATTATCAGGTGGTTGGCTAGAACATattttttataatataactgTTTGAAGCCATAAACATCCATAATATTTTCAGTTAGGTGAGTCAaacttactccctccatcccaaattgtaagtcattccaagaatcttggagagtcaaagcttctcaagtttaactaaaattataaaaaaaattacaaaaatttatgacatcaaatagatatactataaaaatataattaacaaagaatctattagtacttagttggtatcataaatgttattatcttattatataaaattggtcaaacttgagatgctttgactcttcaagattcttggaatgacttataatttgggatggagggagtaagatATAGGTTTGCACGTTTCCGGGGATAAAGATAGTAGAATTCAGCAAAGTTCTGGCAGTTTTTGTTTCTCGCCGATCGTCCGTGCTCGAAAGTAACGTGGACGGGTCGCGGTCTGTGGCAGGAAGGAACGAGAGTACTCCGATCAACGGTTTCACTTTTGCTCGATCGGCCGTGTCTAGCGAGTGCTCGAACCGCGGTGCATTGCTGCGTGTCCTGGTCCGGGCCGTTGCCAGTGCAATTTCTGCATCCCGGTGGTCGGTGGAAATCTCCCGTGGAGAGCCGGACCGGAGAATTCTTGCGCTGGTAGTATAGTGGCGTCTAGCGAAAGTGCACGTACGGGCTGGCCGGCCTGGTAGAGCTAACGCCTACCAACCTGTCACCAATCTCTGTAGTTTTCTCTAGTCCAGCTCCAGCAAATGCAGTGTGTGCTGTGTAGGTGCTGGGCAGGTTCCATACATGCATGCGTGACTCGACCGGTTTGTTTTTGTAAAGTAGCTCACACAGGTCGCATGCCATAGTGACTGCTATAGTGGAGTCTGATCGTTCTTCCAGTGCTAGCTTAGCCAGATGATAATGTGATAGACATATATAGTACCATAGCATTAGCATGACAACTTCATTTTAGGGGGTATTTGTTGCCCCTCCTAAACtgtagtcgttgtcccatcggatgcttggacatatgcatggagtattaaatatagattaattatgaaattaattacatagtttgcgacacgaattttttgagcctaattagtccatgatcgacaatgtttgctacagtaaacatggctaatgacggattaattagacctAAAAATTCATCtagtggagtactgacggattatataatttatttttttattagtatccgaacaccctataCACTGTCCTCCTGACATATCTCCTAAATTTTAGAAACACCCCTCAGATGAATTGCGATTTTGTCAATATAGATAGTACAATACAGTGTGTATTTTTCCGCGAGAAAAGAGAACAATGCAATACTAGCACGCAGAGAGTCGGCAGTACTACTGCTGGAGTACAAC encodes:
- the LOC136474516 gene encoding zinc finger protein ZAT1-like; this encodes MAKNTCKLCSRRFASPRALAGHMRSHSIARAQAAAAAAAAAKQQISSASSASTSFAAAADEDVGLKTPASTYGLRENPKRSLRVADAAFSDRESEAESTPPHTKRVNAAAVWGEPEPASSLSEVSTPEDVALSLMMLSRDSWPSAVLAEDDDGSDDGYAPPPAPPLLRAPAPGPVEKRTQFQCVACKKLFRSYQALGGHRASNVRGGRGGCRAPPVAPAPAPRLQPQPPLSPLPEHSDGDEDEDMDMDAKQQPRECPHCYRVVSSGQALAGHKRSHVCGAAAAASLASTGTGTASTTSAATPPSPINNSPCMIDLNVAPPSEEVELSAVSDPHFNPGA